The following coding sequences lie in one Arabidopsis thaliana chromosome 3, partial sequence genomic window:
- the DCL2 gene encoding dicer-like 2 (dicer-like 2 (DCL2); FUNCTIONS IN: in 7 functions; INVOLVED IN: defense response to virus, maintenance of DNA methylation, production of ta-siRNAs involved in RNA interference; LOCATED IN: intracellular; EXPRESSED IN: 23 plant structures; EXPRESSED DURING: 13 growth stages; CONTAINS InterPro DOMAIN/s: DNA/RNA helicase, DEAD/DEAH box type, N-terminal (InterPro:IPR011545), Double-stranded RNA-binding (InterPro:IPR001159), Argonaute/Dicer protein, PAZ (InterPro:IPR003100), Ribonuclease III (InterPro:IPR000999), DNA/RNA helicase, C-terminal (InterPro:IPR001650), Dicer double-stranded RNA-binding fold (InterPro:IPR005034), Helicase, superfamily 1/2, ATP-binding domain (InterPro:IPR014021); BEST Arabidopsis thaliana protein match is: dicer-like 4 (TAIR:AT5G20320.1); Has 11820 Blast hits to 10882 proteins in 2832 species: Archae - 232; Bacteria - 5768; Metazoa - 1870; Fungi - 1100; Plants - 675; Viruses - 26; Other Eukaryotes - 2149 (source: NCBI BLink).), translated as MLLCLLGSSSGSCHSGIGVRIGVVDKGIHQYTDLSFVLQFLHYYTCSFSKFRNFSVTFSIISAFFLVCFTQQAEALKMHTDLKVGMYWGDMGVDFWDSSTWKQEVDKYEVLVMTPAILLDALRHSFLSLSMIKVLIVDECHHAGGKHPYACIMREFYHKELNSGTSNVPRIFGMTASLVKTKGENLDSYWKKIHELETLMNSKVYTCENESVLAGFVPFSTPSFKYYQHIKIPSPKRASLVEKLERLTIKHRLSLGTLDLNSSTVDSVEKRLLRISSTLTYCLDDLGILLAQKAAQSLSASQNDSFLWGELNMFSVALVKKFCSDASQEFLAEIPQGLNWSVANINGNAEAGLLTLKTVCLIETLLGYSSLENIRCIIFVDRVITAIVLESLLAEILPNCNNWKTKYVAGNNSGLQNQTRKKQNEIVEDFRRGLVNIIVATSILEEGLDVQSCNLVIRFDPASNICSFIQSRGRARMQNSDYLMMVESGDLLTQSRLMKYLSGGKRMREESLDHSLVPCPPLPDDSDEPLFRVESTGATVTLSSSVSLIYHYCSRLPSDEYFKPAPRFDVNKDQGSCTLYLPKSCPVKEVKAEANNKVLKQAVCLKACIQLHKVGALSDHLVPDMVVAETVSQKLEKIQYNTEQPCYFPPELVSQFSAQPETTYHFYLIRMKPNSPRNFHLNDVLLGTRVVLEDDIGNTSFRLEDHRGTIAVTLSYVGAFHLTQEEVLFCRRFQITLFRVLLDHSVENLMEALNGLHLRDGVALDYLLVPSTHSHETSLIDWEVIRSVNLTSHEVLEKHENCSTNGASRILHTKDGLFCTCVVQNALVYTPHNGYVYCTKGVLNNLNGNSLLTKRNSGDQTYIEYYEERHGIQLNFVDEPLLNGRHIFTLHSYLHMAKKKKEKEHDREFVELPPELCHVILSPISVDMIYSYTFIPSVMQRIESLLIAYNLKKSIPKVNIPTIKVLEAITTKKCEDQFHLESLETLGDSFLKYAVCQQLFQHCHTHHEGLLSTKKDGMISNVMLCQFGCQQKLQGFIRDECFEPKGWMVPGQSSAAYSLVNDTLPESRNIYVASRRNLKRKSVADVVESLIGAYLSEGGELAALMFMNWVGIKVDFTTTKIQRDSPIQAEKLVNVGYMESLLNYSFEDKSLLVEALTHGSYMMPEIPRCYQRLEFLGDSVLDYLITKHLYDKYPCLSPGLLTDMRSASVNNECYALVAVKANLHKHILYASHHLHKHISRTVSEFEQSSLQSTFGWESDISFPKVLGDVIESLAGAIFVDSGYNKEVVFASIKPLLGCMITPETVKLHPVRELTELCQKWQFELSKAKDFDSFTVEVKAKEMSFAHTAKASDKKMAKKLAYKEVLNLLKNSLDY; from the exons ATGCTTCTGTGTCTTCTTGGTTCCTCAAGTGGTTCTTGTCACTCAGGTATTGGTGTTAGGATTGGAGTTGTGGACAAAGGGATTCACCAATATACGGACTTGTCCTTTGTTCTACAATTTCTGCATTATTACACGTGCTCCTTTTCCAAATTTAGAAACTTTAGTGTTACTTTCTCCATTATTTCTGCATTTTTCCTTGTGTGTTTTACGCAGCAAGCAGAAGCCCTGAAGATGCATACTGATCTAAAAGTTGGTATGTATTGGGGAGACATGGGGGTGGACTTTTGGGATTCTTCAACATGGAAACAAGAAGTTGATAAATATGAG GTTCTGGTGATGACCCCTGCCATTTTGCTCGACGCGTTGAGGCATAGTTTTCTGAGCTTGAGCATGATCAAGGTTCTAATAGTTGATGAGTGTCATCATGCAGGGGGAAAGCACCCTTATGCTTGTATCATGAGG GAGTTCTATCATAAGGAGTTAAATTCTGGAACTTCCAATGTTCCACGGATATTTGGGATGACTGCTTCACTTGTGAAAACAAAGG GTGAAAATCTGGATAGCTACTGGAAAAAAATTCATGAACTCGAAACTCTAATGAATTCAAag GTCTATACCTGTGAGAATGAGTCTGTGCTGGCTGGGTTTGTCCCCTTTTCTACACCAAGCTTCAAGTATTACCAGCACATAAAAATACCAAGTCCCAAACGAGCAAGCTTGGTAGAGAAGCTAGAAAGACTAACGATAAAG CATCGCTTATCCCTTGGAACCTTGGATCTCAACTCCTCTACTGTTGATTCTGTAGAGAAGAGACTGTTGAGGATAAGTTCAACTCTAACATATTGTTTGGATGATCTCGGAATTTTGCTGGCCCAGAAG GCTGCTCAGTCATTGTCAGCCAGTCAGAATGACTCTTTCTTGTGGGGCGAACTAAATATGTTTAGCGTGGCCTTGGTAAAAAAATTCTGCTCTGATGCTTCACAGGAGTTTTTGGCTGAGATACCTCAAG GTCTTAATTGGAGTGTTGCAAACATAAATGGAAATGCGGAGGCAGGTCTCCTAACTTTAAAAACTGTCTGCCTCATTGAGACTCTTCTTGGTTATAG CTCCTTGGAGAACATACGGTGCATCATTTTTGTGGATAGGGTGATAACAGCCATCGTTCTGGAATCCCTTTTGGCTGAGATTCTTCCAAACTGTAATAACTGGAAAACCAAGTACGTTGCAGGAAATAACTCTGGTCTGCAAAATCAAACTCggaagaagcaaaatgaaaTTGTGGAAGACTTCCGGAGAGGCTTG GTTAACATCATTGTAGCAACATCTATTCTAGAGGAGGGTCTAGATGTTCAAAGTTGCAACCTGGTTATCAGATTTGACCCTGCATCCAACATTTGCAGTTTCATACAGTCTCGTGGGCGTGCTAGAATGCAAAATTCAGATTATTTGATGATGGTGGAAAG CGGAGATCTGTTAACACAATCTCGATTAATGAAATATCTTTCTGGTGGGAAAAGAATGCGCGAAGAGTCTTTGGATCATTCTCTTGTTCCCTGTCCACCTCTTCCAGATGATTCAGATGAACCACTCTTCCGTGTCGAAAGTACTGGAGCAACTGTAACTCTTAGCTCAAGCGTCAGCTTAATATATCATTACTGCTCAAGGCTTCCTTCAGATGA GTACTTCAAACCAGCCCCTAGATTTGATGTAAACAAGGATCAGGGGAGTTGCACCCTTTACCTTCCTAAGAGTTGCCCAGTAAAAGAAGTTAAAGCTGAAGCAAATAATAAAGTGTTAAAACAAGCTGTCTGTCTTAAAGCTTGCATTCAACTGCACAAAGTTGGAGCTCTAAGTGATCATCTTGTGCCTGACATGGTTGTGGCGGAAACTGTCTCACAAAAACTCG AGAAAATCCAATATAACACAGAGCAGCCATGTTACTTCCCCCCAGAGCTAGTCTCCCAGTTTTCAGCACAGCCGGAGACAACATACCACTTCTACTTAATAAGAATGAAGCCAAACTCTCcaagaaattttcatttaaacgATGTTTTACTAGGCACCAGAGTTGTGCTTGAAGATGACATTGGGAACACAAGCTTCCGGTTGGAAGATCATAGGGGTACAATAGCTGTGACATTGAGTTATGTGGGAGCTTTTCACCTTACACAAGAAGAG gTCCTTTTCTGTAGAAGATTTCAGATAACTCTATTCCGAGTTCTTTTAGATCACAGTGTGGAAAATTTGATGGAGGCATTGAATGGATTGCATCTCAGAGATGGGGTGGCACTTGATTATCTACTAGTTCCATCCACTCATTCACATGAAACATCTCTTATTGATTGGGAAGTGATCAGATCCGTGAATCTAACTTCTCATGAGGTTTTGGAAAAACACGAAAATTGTTCTACCAACGGTGCTTCTCGCATTCTACACACAAAAGACGGCTTGTTTTGTACTTGTGTCGTACAAAATGCATTGGTTTACACACCACATAATGGATACGTCTACTGCACAAAAGGTGTTCTCAACAATCTAAACGGAAATTCATTATTGACCAAGAGAAATTCTGGCGATCAGACTTACATTGAGTACTACGAGGAAAG GCATGGGattcaattaaattttgtgGATGAACCTCTTCTAAATGGAAGACACATTTTCACGTTGCATAGTTATCTTCACATggccaagaagaagaaggagaaag AGCATGACAGGGAATTTGTTGAACTACCTCCTGAGCTTTGTCATGTCATTTTGTCCCCAATATCAGTTGATATGATCTATTCATATACTTTTATCCCATCTGTTATGCAACGCATTGAATCTTTGCTTATAGCATACAACCTGAAGAAAAGCATCCCAAAAGTCAATATTCCAACCATTAAG GTTTTGGAAGCTATTACGACAAAGAAGTGCGAAGATCAGTTCCACTTGGAATCACTAGAAACTCTTGGTGACTCTTTTCTGAAATATGCTGTTTGTCAGCAACTATTCCAACACTGTCATACTCACCATGAGGGTCTTCTTAGCACGAAGAAAGATGGAATGATTTCAAATGTCATGCTCTGCCAATTTGGATGTCAGCAGAAACTTCAG GGATTTATCCGCGATGAGTGTTTTGAACCCAAAGGTTGGATGGTTCCAGGTCAATCATCTGCAGCTTATTCACTTGTAAACGATACTCTACCCGAGTCTAGAAACATATACGTTGCTAGTAGGAGGAATCTGAAACGCAAGAGTGTGGCCGATGTTGTAGAATCATTAATTGGAGCATATCTCAGCGAGGGAGGTGAACTTGCAGCTTTGATGTTCATGAATTGGGTTGGAATAAAGGTCGACTTTACAACTACGAAGATCCAGAGAGATTCCCCAATACAAGCAGAGAAGCTTGTGAATGTAGGTTATATGGAGTCGCTGTTGAATTACAGTTTTGAGGATAAGTCTCTTCTAGTTGAAGCATTGACTCATGGTTCATACATGATGCCTGAAATTCCAAGATGCTATCAG CGGTTGGAGTTCCTCGGTGACTCTGTATTGGATTATCTCATAACCAAGCATCTATACGACAAATATCCTTGTCTGTCCCCTGGACTATTAACCGACATGCGATCAGCTTCTGTTAACAATGAATGTTATGCCCTAGTGGCGGTGAAAGCAAACCTGCACAAACACATCCTGTACGCctctcatcatctccataaGCACATCTCTAGAACTGTCAGTGAGTTTGAACAGTCTTCTTTGCAATCCACTTTCGGATGGGAATCCGATATATCTTTTCCAAAG GTTCTTGGAGATGTGATAGAATCTCTAGCAGGCGCGATATTTGTTGACTCAGGTTACAACAAGGAAGTAGTGTTTGCAAGTATTAAACCACTTTTGGGTTGTATGATAACTCCAGAGACTGTCAAGTTGCATCCTGTGAGAGAGTTGACAGAATTATGTCAGAAGTGGCAGTTCGAGTTGAGTAAAGCTAAAGATTTCGATTCTTTCACGGTTGAGGTGAAAGCTAAGGAGATGAGTTTTGCTCACACAGCAAAGGCCTCTGATAAGAAAATGGCCAAGAAATTGGCTTACAAAGAAGTCTTGAACTTACTTAAGAACAGCCTGGACTactaa